The Alicyclobacillus vulcanalis region GAAGACGGTCGATATCGTCCCGAACGGGACAAAGCTGACCGATGTCACACAGTACACACAAACGGTGAATTTACACCTCTTGACGGGACACTACCGAGCGCGGGCGAGTGCCGTGACGTACAGCATCGTGGAGACAGCGAAGGAAAATGGACTGAATCCGACCGCGTATCTCAAGTATCTCTTCGAACGGATGCCGAACATGGACCTGACGGATGAGGTGAAAAGGGCTGGATCGGCGTCTGCGGCGCTCCACGAGAGACTGCGACTACATCCTGATTCGACGCCGCTGGTTGGGTCAAAGCTAACCCGCCGAAAAGGGCCAAAATGACTCCGGTGTTGACGCTCATCTGCCGTCACAGGCGCAGAAGCTAACTATCAGT contains the following coding sequences:
- a CDS encoding transposase domain-containing protein; protein product: KTVDIVPNGTKLTDVTQYTQTVNLHLLTGHYRARASAVTYSIVETAKENGLNPTAYLKYLFERMPNMDLTDEVKRAGSASAALHERLRLHPDSTPLVGSKLTRRKGPK